A window of Solea senegalensis isolate Sse05_10M linkage group LG20, IFAPA_SoseM_1, whole genome shotgun sequence contains these coding sequences:
- the gmpr gene encoding GMP reductase 1 has product MPRVDADLKLDFKDVLFRPKRSSLKSRSEVDLQRTFTFRNSKQTYTGIPIIAANMDTTGTFEMAQVLSKHTLFTAIHKHYSVEEWKNFAANHPECLEHVAASSGSGVADLEKLCAILEAVPALKYICLDVANGYSEYFVEFVKTVREKFPKHTIMAGNVVTGEMVEELILSGADIIKVGIGPGSVCTTRIKTGVGYPQLSAVIECADSAHGLKGHIISDGGCSCPGDVAKAFGAGADFVMMGGMLAGHDQCTGELIEKNGKKYKLFYGMSSDTAMKKYVGGVAEYRASEGRTVEVPYRGDVENTIRDVLGGLRSTCTYVGAAKLKELSRRTTFIRVTQQSSHMFT; this is encoded by the exons ATGCCACGAGTGGATGCAGACCTCAAGCTGGACTTTAAGGATGTCCTCTTCAGACCCAAGAGGAGCAGCCTGAAAAGTCGCTCAGAG GTTGACCTTCAGAGGACCTTCACATTCCGCAACTCCAAACAGACCTACACTGGCATCCCCATCATCGCCGCTAACATGGACACAACAGGGACGTTTGAGATGGCGCAGGTCCTCAGCAAA CACACGCTCTTCACAGCCATTCACAAACACTACTCTGTAGAAGAATGGAAGAACTTTGCTGCCAACCATCCAGAATGCTTAGAG CATGTAGCTGCCAGCTCAGGCAGTGGCGTCGCAGACCTGGAGAAGCTGTGTGCCATCCTGGAGGCCGTTCCTGCCCTCAAGTACATCTGTCTGGACGTGGCCAACGGCTACTCCGAGTACTTTGTGGAGTTTGTGAAGACTGTGAGAGAAAAGTTCCCCAAACACACCATCATG GCAGGTAACGTGGTCACGGGGGAGATGGTGGAGGAGCTCATCTTGTCAGGTGCTGACATCATCAAAGTGGGAATTGGGCCAG GTTCCGTGTGCACGACAAGGATCAAGACAGGCGTGGGTTACCCACAACTCAGTGCTGTGATAGAATGTGCAGACTCGGCGCACGGACTTAAAGGACACATTATCTCT GATGGGGGCTGCAGTTGTCCAGGAGATGTAGCCAAGGCCTTTG GTGCTGGGGCCGACTTTGTCATGATGGGGGGAATGCTCGCAGGCCACGACCAGTGCACCGGCGAGCTCATCGAGAAGAACGGCAAGAAGTACAAGCTCTTCTACGGCATGAGCTCTGACACGGCCATGAAGAAGTATGTGGGTGGAGTCGCCGAGTACAG GGCGTCTGAGGGAAGAACAGTGGAGGTTCCCTACAGAGGAGACGTGGAGAACACCATCCGTGACGTGCTCGGCGGTCTACGCTCCACCTGCACCTACGTGGGAGCCGCCAAGCTGAAGGAGCTGAGCCGGCGGACCACCTTCATCCGCGTCACACAGCAGTCCAGCCACATGTTCACATAG
- the LOC122786645 gene encoding E3 ubiquitin-protein ligase MYLIP-A-like: MLCHVTRPDSVVMEVEVDAKANGEDCLNKVCRKLGIIEADYFGLQFTGSKGENLWLNLRNRICQQMDNVTPCRLRLRVKFFVEPHLILQEQTRHVFFTHVKEDLHNGHLRMASEQAEELSALLAQAEFGDYNQNTAQYWYSELCGEEPSTATTNSIISRHKALEGLSPGSVEYQALQLVSSLEHYGVEWHWARDAHGQRLAIGVGPEGMAICKEDFSVVNRISYPVIQIATQSGKSVYLTVTTDTNDSAVLLFKLISNRAASGLYRAITETHAFYRCDTVTNAVMMQYSRDFKGHLASLFLNENINLGKKYVFDIRRTSKEVYDHARRALYNSGVADLDSRSGSGERSPPSRSPCRDDQQDGGLDCSSCRQSRALQERLQKLREALLCMLCCEEEIDAAFCPCGHMVCCQTCANQLQLCPVCRSDVEHVQHVYLPTCTSLLNLTLTDNHQLHSSVPAPIHRGTDSPHTCSAPEYEQKIYHS, from the exons ATGCTCTGTCACGTTACTCGGCCGGATTCGGTGGTGATGGAAGTGGAAGTTGACGCGAAGGCGAACGGTGAAGACTGTCTTAACAAG gttTGTCGAAAGTTGGGCATAATTGAGGCGGACTACTTTGGGCTGCAGTTCACGGGCAGCAAAGGGGAGAACCTGTGGCTGAATCTGAGGAATCGCATATGTCAGCAGATGGATAATGTGACGCCATGTCGACTGAGGCTGCGGGTCAAGTTCTTTGTGGAGCCTCATCTAATTCTTCAGGAACAGACGAG GCATGTATTCTTCACACACGTGAAGGAGGACCTCCACAACGGTCACCTCCGTATGGCATCGGAACAAGCGGAGGAGCTGAGCGCGCTCCTGGCGCAGGCAGAGTTTGGTGACTACAACCAGAACACAGCCCAGTACTGGTACTCGGAGCTGTGTGGAGAGGAGCCCAGCACCGCGACTACCAACAG TATCATATCCAGACACAAAGCTCTGGAGGGTTTGAGCCCAGGCTCGGTGGAGTACCAGGCTCTGCAGCTGGTCTCGTCTCTGGAGCATTACGGCGTGGAGTGGCACTGGGCTCGCGACGCACACGGTCAGCGGTTGGCCATCGGGGTCGGCCCCGAGGGAATGGCCATTTGCAAGGAGGATTTTAGTGTAGTCAACAG AATCAGTTATCCCGTCATTCAGATCGCCACCCAGTCGGGGAAGAGCGTGTACCTGACCGTTACCACGGACACAAACGACAGCGCCGTGCTCCTGTTCAAGCTCATCAGTAACCGAGCAGCCAGCGGACTTTACCGGGCCATTACAGAGACGCACGCCTTCTACAG GTGTGACACGGTGACAAATGCAGTGATGATGCAGTACAGTAGAGACTTTAAAGGCCACCTGGCATCACTGTTCCTCAACGAAAACATCAACCTCGGAAAGAAATACGTCTTCGACATCAGACGCACCTCCAAGGAAGTGTACGACCACGCCCGCCGCGCACTCTACAACTCCGGTGTCGCCGACCTGGACTCGCGCTCTGGCAGCGGGGAGCGCTCCCCTCCCTCGCGCTCGCCGTGCAGGGACGACCAGCAGGACGGGGGGCTGGACTGTAGCAGCTGCCGGCAGAGCCGAGCGCTGCAGGAGAGGCTGCAGAAGCTCCGCGAGGCTCTGCTGTGCATGCTGTGCTGCGAGGAGGAGATCGACGCGGCCTTCTGCCCGTGTGGCCATATGGTGTGCTGCCAGACCTGCGCCAATCAGCTTCAG TTGTGTCCTGTATGTCGGTCAGACGTGGAGCACGTACAGCACGTCTACCTGCCCACGTGCACCAGTCTGCTAAACCTGACGCTGACCGACAACCACCAGCTCCACAGCAGCGTCCCAGCGCCCATCCACAGAGGGACGGACTCTCCTCACACCTGCTCCGCCCCCGAGTACGAACAGAAGATCTATCACTCGTGA